The Orcinus orca chromosome 4, mOrcOrc1.1, whole genome shotgun sequence genome includes a region encoding these proteins:
- the LOC101277757 gene encoding LOW QUALITY PROTEIN: heterogeneous nuclear ribonucleoprotein A1-like (The sequence of the model RefSeq protein was modified relative to this genomic sequence to represent the inferred CDS: substituted 1 base at 1 genomic stop codon), giving the protein MSKSESPKESQQLWKLFIRVFSFGTTSESLRSHFEQRGMLTDRVVMRDPNTKHSRGFGFVTYAIVKEVDATMNARPHKVDGRVVEPKRAISREDSQRPGAHLTVKKIFAGGIKEDTEEHHLRDYFEHLGKIEVIEIMTDQDSGKKRGFAFITFDDHDSIDKIVIQKYRTVNGHNCEVRKALSKQEMASTSSSQRGRSGSGNFGGVHXGDFGGNDNFGCEGDFGGQGGFGGSCDEGGYGGSGDGYNGFGNDGGYRGGGPGYSGGNRGYGSDGQGYGNQGSGYGRSRSYDSYNNGGGRDSFGSGSGSNFGGVRSYIDFGNYNNQSSNFGPMKGGNFGSRGSGPYGGGGQYFAKPQNQGGYCSSSSSSSYGSGRRF; this is encoded by the exons ATGTCTAAGTCAGAGTCTCCCAAAGAGTCCCAACAGCTGTGGAAGCTCTTCATCAGAGTTTTCAGCTTTGGAACAACCAGTGAGAGTCTGAGGAGCCATTTTGAGCAAAGGGGAATGCTCACAGACCGTGTGGTAATGAGGGATCCAAACACCAAGCACTCCAGAG GCtttgggtttgtcacatatgccATTGTGAAGGAGGTAGACGCAACCATGAATGCAAGGCCACACAAGGTGGATGGAAGAGTTGTGGAACCAAAGAGGGCCATCTCAAGAGAAGATTCTCAAAGACCTGGTGCCCACTTAACAGTGAAAAAGATTTTTGCTGGTGGCATTAAAGAAGACACTGAAGAACATCACCTAAGAGATTATTTTGAACATTTGGGAAAAATTGAAGTGATTGAAATCATGACAGACCAAGACAGTGGCAAAAAGAGAGGATTTGCTTTCATAACTTTTGATGACCATGACTCTATAGACAAGATTGTCATTCAGAAATACCGCACAGTGAATGGCCATAACTGTGAAGTAAGGAAAGCCCTTTCAAAGCAAGAGATGGCTAGTACTTCATCCAGCCAAAGAGGTCGAAGTGGTTCTGGAAACTTTGGTGGTGTTCACTGAGGTGATTTTGGTGGGAATGACAACTTTGGTTGTGAAGGAGACTTCGGTGGTCAAGGTGGCTTTGGTGGCAGCTGTGATGAAGGTGGAtatggtggcagtggggatggctATAATGGATTTGGTAATGATGGTGGTTATAGAGGAGGTGGCCCTGGTTActctggaggaaacagaggctatggAAGTGATGGACAGGGTTATGGAAACCAGGGCAGTGGCTATGGAAGGAGCAGAAGCTATGACAGCTATAACAATGGAGGAGGCAGAGACAGCTTTGGTAGTGGTAGTGGAAGTAATTTTGGAGGTGTCAGAAGCTACATTGATTTTGGCAATTACAACAATCAATCTTCAAATTTTGGACCCAtgaaaggaggaaactttggaAGCAGAGGTTCTGGCCCCTATGGTGGTGGAGGCCAATACTTTGCCAAACCACAAAACCAAGGCGGCTATTGCagttccagcagcagcagcagctatgGGAGTGGCAGAAGGTTTTAA